The Herbiconiux sp. A18JL235 region CAGCAGCGAGATGCCGTCGGTGTCGGGGAGCATGATGTCGAGCACCACGACGTCGGGTCGCTCCTCGCGGTACTTCTGCAGGGCGGTGCCGCCGTCGTGGGCGACGTCGACCGTCCACCCCTCGTAGGCGAGGGCGAGGCTGACGAGACTCGTCAGCACCATCTCGTCGTCGACGAGCAGCACCCGGATGGCGGAGCCGTCGGGCCGGTACATGCGCGGCAGCCTCGCCAGGACCGCGCGTCGACGGCCCGAAGACGCGAGTTCGTCGGAGACGGGAGAGCTTGCCATCCTCCCATTGTTCCGAGCGCGCGCAAGGGCCTGGTACTGGTCGATGCCTATTCATAGAGACCTCACACGATCGCATACGACCCGCCTGAGATCGCGGCGTACCGTCTCGCAGATGACTCAGATCAGCGTCTCCGAGACCCGACGGATGTTCCGCGCCGCGAAAGACGCCCTCGCCTCGGCGGGTCTGCGCCGACCCCGGGTGCTCCGTGGGGAGCGCACCGAGCATCCGTTCGAGGCCCCCGAGCTGCGCACGGAGCGGCTGCTGCTGCGCCCGCATCGTGCTGCGGCTCGCGACGCGGCCGACTGGTTCGAGCTGCAGGCGCAGCCCTCGGTCACCGAGTTCCTGCCGTGGCCCGAACGCGACCGTCGCCTCTCGGCGCGGCACCTGCGCGATCGCACCCGCCACGTGCGGCTCTGGCAGGCCGACGACTTCCTCGCCCTCGCCGTCGAGCTCGACGGGCGGCTCATCGGCGACGTCTCCCTGCATCTCCGGAAGGTCGCTCGCGATGAGCGCTCGGTGGAGATGGGCTGGGTGCTGCACCCCGCCCACGGCGGCAAGGGGTACGCCACCGAGGCGGCGCGCGCCGTGCGCGACCTCGCCTTCGAGCGACTCGAGGCTCGGGAGGTGACGGCGGTGACGGATGCGCGCAATCGTCGGTCGGTGGCCCTCGCCACCCGGCTCGGTTTCGTCGAGCGCACGCGACGCGACTGCGCCCGGCAGACTGACGGCACCGTGGAGTTCGCCCTCGACCGCGACCGCTGGGACCGGGCTCGACGCGAGCGGGAGGATCGCCCCCGGCGGATCGAGCGCCGGACACCCCAGGG contains the following coding sequences:
- a CDS encoding GNAT family N-acetyltransferase — translated: MTQISVSETRRMFRAAKDALASAGLRRPRVLRGERTEHPFEAPELRTERLLLRPHRAAARDAADWFELQAQPSVTEFLPWPERDRRLSARHLRDRTRHVRLWQADDFLALAVELDGRLIGDVSLHLRKVARDERSVEMGWVLHPAHGGKGYATEAARAVRDLAFERLEAREVTAVTDARNRRSVALATRLGFVERTRRDCARQTDGTVEFALDRDRWDRARREREDRPRRIERRTPQGRSHHAGRERRAA